The Vicia villosa cultivar HV-30 ecotype Madison, WI unplaced genomic scaffold, Vvil1.0 ctg.000936F_1_1, whole genome shotgun sequence genome window below encodes:
- the LOC131632348 gene encoding uncharacterized protein LOC131632348 codes for MDKCRLNAIKRNAQDILEAIVRAMMSILSESAATSSLSFFDSSETSLRSIIISSSIPIKASLCKSADCCNFKLASLCISACISTVCANFEIASSIFVSLVDLVVGLDLGWLPGGALDVVFSVLALDEVFSVSELEDVVCSFF; via the exons ATGGACAAGTGCAGATTGAATGCAATTAAAAGAAAT GCACAAGATATTCTTGAAGCTATAGTACGAG CTATGATGTCGATTTTATCTGAGAGTGCAGCAACTTCTTCACTTTCTTTCTTTGATAGTTCAGAAACTTCTCTACGGAGCATTATTATATCTTCCTCAATTCCCATTAAAGCTTCTCTTTGCAAATCTGCAGATTGTTGTAACTTCAAATTAGCTTCCCTTTGTATATCAGCTTGCATATCCACAGTTTGTGCCAACTTTGAAATAGCTTCAAGTATCTTTGTGTCTTTAGTTGATTTGGTGGTAGGACTGGATTTGGGGTGGTTGCCAGGTGGGGCACTGGATGTTGTATTTTCGGTGTTGGCACTAGATGAAGTATTTTCAGTGTCAGAACTGGAGGATGTTGTTTGCAGCTTCTTCTGA